One window of Papaver somniferum cultivar HN1 chromosome 9, ASM357369v1, whole genome shotgun sequence genomic DNA carries:
- the LOC113311655 gene encoding LOB domain-containing protein 1-like has product MGSSTDTSIATNIPTPSSAPSLPQVVITPCAACKILRRRCGEKCLLAPYFPPTEPLKFTTAHRVFGASNITKMLQELPESQRVDAVSSMVYEANSRMRDPVYGCAGTICQLHKQVSDLQAQLAKSQAEIVNMRCQQAHFVGLLCMEMKQHSQYQQQQQQQPTTSTISPTSSLSSLQLQEDIDDYMVNNTISNQSSSPDNNFDGLIFGDANLGSEWEPLW; this is encoded by the exons ATGGGTTCATCAACTGATACCTCCATTGCCACCAACATCCCTACTCCATCATCAGCTCCATCTCTTCCTCAAGTAGTAATAACTCCCTGTGCTGCTTGTAAAATCCTTCGTCGACGATGTGGTGAAAAATGTTTACTAGCTCCTTATTTTCCACCAACTGAACCCTTGAAGTTTACTACTGCTCATAGGGTTTTTGGTGCTAGCAATATCACCAAAATGCTACAG gAACTCCCTGAATCACAAAGAGTTGATGCAGTCAGTAGTATGGTTTACGAAGCAAATTCGAGAATGAGAGATCCGGTTTACGGTTGCGCCGGAACAATTTGTCAACTTCATAAACAAGTTAGTGATCTTCAAGCTCAATTAGCAAAATCTCAAGCAGAGATTGTTAACATGCGGTGTCAACAAGCTCATTTTGTAGGCCTACTATGCATGGaaatgaaacaacattctcaatatcagcagcagcagcaacaacaacccaCAACCAGTACCATATCGCCTACTTCATCGTTGTCGTCTTTGCAATTGCAGGAagatattgatgattatatggtTAATAATACTATTAGTAATCAATCTTCATCTCCCGATAACAATTTTGATGGGTTAATCTTCGGTGACGCTAATCTGGGTTCGGAATGGGAACCTTTATGGTGA